The DNA window ATTGTCGCTTTAGAAATAGGCAATGAATGTTATATcatctatttttttgtaataattgcatttatttaataggtAAATGTTTGAGTGGTGTGGCcataaacttttgttttttaccaTTTCCGTGCCAAATTTAGGGTCATAGGTGTTACCAATAACGAACACTCTAAAATTTGTGTAACTTgcgaaatatatttcttttccacatattgaaaattttgctCATCTGGGAACAGCGCTTAACTTGGAAAAGGCAGTTTTAGTTACCAGCAGAGTTGTATTTGCGAAAAACggataattaatttaattaaacaaaagatTAGAACCGAGTTTTGGCGATCTGTCGGTCGCAACCTTAAACACAATTCCTTGGTAGATGCGCTGTTAAGAATGCACAACGATATAAATTAGCTTCTTACTGTAATCTACATGAATACCGATCAAACTCTGGAACTTTGTTcgagaataaaaaaaactattgagaattgaaatttagtttttattaatgaaataaagcGATACGCAAGACAATTCCAATACTAAACTAAGGGATACAATTTTGTGATTGTAAAGCTTCTTCGAATGTGAAACTCATGGTTTCGCAATCGTAACATAGCGGCCAGCATTTGTTGCTGGTGTCGTTTTCAGTTCAATATTCCAGAGAACGTTGAATTCAGGTAacttatattttgtatattaaagtAGAGTAATTGAGTTTCTAATTTTTCGAAAACATTACTTTTGTCAGGTTGAGTCTGCTGTCGCTAGCTGTCTTGATTCTTGAAGCAGCCTCGTGCACTGTTGATGCTAATGCACTTTGATACTGATCAGATGCCGGGggtttgctgctggcaacgAACTTATTGACGTTGTATCACAGCTGATATTTTGAGAGTTCTCTCAGGTACTTAGCACGTACATAGTTCGTTTGGCTGTAAGCGGATATTGCGAAAACGCTTGTAATGAGCAACGGGGCGatgaaaaaaaagtagaaaataaCTGCACTGTCAATTTGTACATATGTCAGTAGTAAATTTAAGTAATCGGTGTCGGATTTTTCTTGTCCATATAATCGCTTGAATTGTCTTCTTCTtcaaaagttttattaaaagtctcaattttatttagaGCTGTCGCTTGCAACTCTCGAACAGGCATCGATGCCCTCTTATGAGCTGTAAATTCTACAATAtgaattctataaatataaaaattattcgcaaaattattttttttcttatttaccACGCATATAGACTTGTGATTTATTTGTCCTTTGAGCATGTTGATCTATGTTTTTCCGATTTGGCCGAAAATAGTTCtttaatatattgattttatagTTTTCTGGAGATCCGGTCAAGCTTAACTGATTATAATTTTAGATTAGACCAAAAAACCTATTTTGCAATACTCACATCGCTGTCCTCCGAATccctcaaattaaatttattatcattCGCATcgaatatattgtttttggcTATTTGAAAAGATGATCCAGGATGTGTTGTAGGTAACTTTATAGTATTTCCTAATGCGGTTGGTAATCTCCATGTTTTTAAGTCATCATTCCAAACGGAATTTTCCATAATTTCTTCAGGATTCctaatgtaaatttattataaaaaaaagtttgtacttATTATGAATAGTACTTGTTCGCCAGAAGTTCAATTAAACtcgtaattatttttaaaactactTATTTCTGACTCCAGCTCGAATTCGGAAATAAAATGTTGCCGTTGGTAACAACAATTATCTGTTGTTATATCTGTCTCCCTGAGTTATCGCAAAAGCTTCCGTATATTTGGTGGAATTAAAAACTAGTTACAAATTGATATATAATGAAATGGATGATATCAATATAGTTGAATTTGtggtaaatatattttttgtaaattaatatgtttaatttaattacttaaatgCTAAAAGTGATTGAAAAGATTAGTTTAAATCACAGTAATACAATTGGTTAAAAAGGTGGTAACTGAACTGTTTCTTGAAAATGTAAGTTATATGACTTTATTTGCGTAAAAGAGAAAAGGCAAATATATTGTTATCATAAGAAATCGTGAAAGATCTATGCAGTTCTTCACTTTTGACCAAAacactttaatatatttcagcTTTTTCAgcagaaagaaataaaaaattgaaaacgatGTCCGAATGTTTTGAATACCGGAGCATCTAAAATCGAAAACGTACTAAcggaaattgaaaactttacCACGcctgtatatttatatttttaagtgtCTTGGctacttttttaaaatacattttcaaaagTTTCGAAAGCTTTTCGTTGGATGGAATGAgcttaaaagttaaaaaatataaaaggaactgaatttaaataattccgACAGGTAcgcacaaatatttttgctacAAGTGGTGACAGGACTTAGGTTTTTATGTTCTAGATaaaacatatgtacacataccACACGTTACTGTAAAGATTATATACTCtactattatatattctaCACAGTTGAGCCCGCATCCTCGCCTTCGCTCTCgttaagtttattatttttacgttattatatttagtatttatccctgctattgttattcttatttggacgttgacgtACTTATGGCAGTAAGATTAAGTGGCCCAGTAATaccatacaaaacaaaataaatttgtgaacagcACGTAATAATCGAAAGccgcgaataaatattaaaagatgCTGGACGCTAATTAAATACActaataatactatattaatagGGAAGCAAAATATGTTAGGgtatatgtataataagataataaacaattacatACTCGATAAATATGCTAATAATAAGGTTTTGAGCAGAGGAATAGATTTACTAGAGCAAACTAcgttattgagattattataattcacACATAGAATACGGAAGGGATTATGACAAGCAAAATTAGTAGAGCTACGTGAaatgagaagaggaagaagattCCTCGTGATTCTGACCGGAAccgcaaaactaatttgacttaacGGCTCCAAAGAGTCTATTTCATCATTAATAAGTCTCCGAATGAAAACAGCACCTTGCATAGTTCTACGGTCAGAAAAAGAAggaaggtttagtaataaaagtctactGGGATAGggtggtaatctaatattagggTTTCAATTTAAAACACAAAGAGCAATTATCAAAAATGGTTTCTCCACCGACTCAATCCCatcttgataaaccctatactgggtATTCCAGACAAGAGATCCATACTTAAGGATGGGGCGAACCAATGAAACGTATAAAGTATTAGTGATGTAGGGATCGTTGAATTCTTTTGATCAGCGTTTTATGAATCCCAGTGTCTACTGGGACCTATTTAcaactgtctgtctgctgGACCTATTTACAACAGACAGAATGTGTTTAccaaattttagttttgcatcaagCAGAACCCCTAAGTCATTCATAGACTCTATTCTCTCTAGAGGAGTATCATATAAAACATAGTTAGAAAAACCCCAAAGAAGGTCATAAGCTtacatttattgcaattgagatgtaatatatgtatttacactGCACCAAGATTCTAGACGATTAAGGTCACATTGCAACAGTGAACTCGCAAGACTATTattaaatgtcaggcaaagcttAACACCATCAGCGTACATAAGTACACCGGAATGCTCTATAACAGAAGGAAgatcatttatgaacaaagtgaacaatagCGGACCCAAATGACTACCCTGGAGCACACCAAAAGTAACTTGgacacatttagatacaaaCTTTGTATTACAAAgccattataataaacattcgGTATTCTGTTGGAAACGTATGAGGAGATCCACTTAATTAGGCTATGAGGCAACCCTAACAGATTAAGTTTATAGAGTAAGAGGTGATGAAAACTTGGAACAGAATATATCGTTTGGAAAAAGTCCGCAAATAAATCGGCAATATCAGGACCATTAGATACTGTCATATTCTCCAAAGACATAAAAGGTTTCGATTACGCGTAGATCCGCGTAGATTCGAGTTAACAAAATCGTAAAATCGTCTTGGATCACGCTGAAATCTTATTCTGCTCCtactcaaataattattatgacACTCACTGTTATGACTGCGTAAAGCAGCTTGAGCAACAGAATAGCGGAGAAAATCAAGAAAAGAGACAGTTTCcttgaattttttgtaaagtCTCGACTTACGAGTTTTTAAGTTCgataatttcttaataaacCATAAGGGTTTATCAGACAAATTTAGAATCAAGAAAGTTGCGACCAGATATAAGCAGGGCAAGTTTCTCAAAATCGGTTTTCCGAAAACAACGAGAACGCTCACCACAACGTACACTAGACTCTGACGCAATATATGAGAGTTCCAGCATAATTTCTAGAGTTGGATGGTAAGGGGCTTCAGGAGAGAATATAGGAAATGTTCTCGATAGAAAACAGGAATCCGGGTCTAGAACAAAAATAAGGTTTGGAGAcctgtttaaacaatttggaATACCATTAATCTGAGACAATGATACTCCGTAAAGACTATAAATAATAGCATGGGATGTAGAGAGGCACAGCCATTCAAATTATTGGCGGAATGCCATGAGATACCAACAATATTGAAATCACCCAGGGCTATAAAGTAATCACGATCAGAAAGCATGTtacaaatgttattaattatagaaaaattgcgagcaagaaataaaaatattaaaactacCAAAGGATAATTTTACAGCAACTAGCTCAATATCAGAAGTGTGATCAATCAATTCTGAAGCAAATTGAGCAtctactgcaattaaaacccCACCATCACGAcgacatacatttcctgccagcacaaagttataatacccttctaccccatgggtagcgggtataaaaagggtTTCGCTATGAGCGCAAGCGATCTCATTCAAGAACCCATAATCGGTTGCTCACTGAGTCTTTTCGTATGGTCAGGAAAAGAAACTTATTTGCAGACAACGAGAAACGGTCGACAGTTATTTGCGAGCGCTGCAACCTATCGATCTTCGATGACACTATCGATTAGAAGTAAATTCACGATCATATGAAATGCACATACCCATCGGCCAAAAAAGTACAAGCTCCTATATTTTCATGCCATAATGCATATTTTTCTTACAAAACAAACCGTTTATGTcgcaaatacatttaaaactgGAATCTGCTagatgaatttaaaaaaagcaaTATTTCAAGCTATAGCTAGATACAAACTTTAGaagcttttcaattttcaaatatgcTAGAACTAGCTTATAATAAGCTAAACTGCAACACTGGACATAGActtcatatttttcaaaatttggaGAATCTGAGAgctttacttttttaaattctgtGGTGTAGACTATCGTttgcaatcaattttaaatcattCGACCgggaaaaatttcaacatttttaaaaaatctaaacgatttttttgcaatttccgTAAACATCTTTTGAAAAACatgtttttccaaatatttaaaaaaatttgtcgTAAAATTGAagctaatttttatttttaaatagctCACTTCACTGGATCAGGCAGTTAGTCGAGCCCTGTTTAATTTAATCACACGTAAAAACGTGTATATTCTCGACGGCTTCTGTTATCCAGCATCAGATGATCAATTATATtcgagaaaaaagaaaactaggCCGGAAGCAACCCTCCTGAGTGGCAAGGAATATCAAACCAACAAGACAGGATATTGTTTAGAGTTGCCAAATAAgatgaaaacacacacaaagaatTCAAATTACCAATTCTTTCCATTTTTACGAAGAATACGACTCATTTTTTCAAACAGTAGTTGATAGAATTTCAGATGGCGACCAAGCTGTCGAATTTCATCTAAATAATCTTCGCGGTCCAATTGAAACTCCGAATTTAAATCTTCAATCTCCCGCTCAAGCATCCTAATCTTTTGATTGAACATCTTAATACGatcatttttggtataaatttcgtgttgaatatttgcataatgaaCTTGCAATAGGTTACGATCATTACTTTCAATGCGGCTTAATGCCTGAGCGATCGCACTCAAGTGTTGCTGAGCTTCCTTTTTGCGTTGTCTATGACGTTCTCGAAGTTGCATGTCATTAACTTTTTCACCACCAATAAGAGCATGCTTAATCAGATCAATATGCCGACGTGCATTTAATTGAACGCATTCCTTTCCTTCTCCATCATCagattgaaattcaattgataGATCTTTATTGAGGGGTTGACCTGTTCGCTTATTGtccttattattattcatCTCCTGTGTAAgcattttagattttttctcATTCAGCCATAATTTTCGCAATTTTTCATTATCCTTagaaattttttgaaatatttcattttcggTCTGATTACTTTCTTCAAGCTTTTTTCGTAATTTGACTATCTCCTCTTGATATTGACGCAGTTGGGCATCTTTTGGGTCTTCGTTGATTTTGGGAATGTTGGATATATTTTTCGCTCGGCTCGCGTACCGTAAAGTTGACAATGTTTCATCATAGTTACTGTCAGCTGGCGAAATGCATGATATCATAATAGTTTTTGTATTGCCTCCCAGGGAATCCTATAAAAAGTGacaataaatatcaatattgcAATCGACTCTGGAAATAATCTACAcgccatttttaatttgcgacaaaaatgtattattttgcaaatattttatatgcccatgtacatatgtacaacaGACTTTGTCAATGGGgacttaatttctttttttaaatgctcATTTTTATACAGGAAAAGTACGTAACAGACAGAATAAGACAGCATAATTTAAAAGCTTAAGTAAGAATacgattttattaaaaaatggtTTCAGTGTGACAAAAAGCTTGGactaaagatttttttttgttggacGTTGACATATTGACTTACCAACAAGCCGCTCAGCGATACCAATCACTTGGCTTGTCGACACGcggacaaaacaaataaatttcatatttgttttctcatttcaattgtaaattgtttgtttaccAGTGCAAAAACTTAGACTTTGAAcgataattaacaatttttatatctACCTGAAGCAATCTCGTCAGTTTTGAATCCCTATACGGTACATGCTTTGTTTTGCCATCAACTAACGCTGATATAACATTACCCAAAGCCGAAAGCGATAAGTTAATTTTTGTAGCTTCTTTTAGACGTTCACCAATAGCTCCTGTCTTGGATTGTCTTTCAGAGCCGGCAAGGTCGACAAGATTCAATTTGCCTCTTCGAATGCATCCAATTATGGGCGACATATTATTCAAATCTGATGATTGGGTAACAGAACTTTCAATCTGCTCCAAACTTATTGTAAATATAGTATGTGATCGTGAACTTGTCTCGTTCATCAATGTGGCTG is part of the Drosophila nasuta strain 15112-1781.00 chromosome 4, ASM2355853v1, whole genome shotgun sequence genome and encodes:
- the LOC132794899 gene encoding osmotic avoidance abnormal protein 3 — protein: MGEHVKVIIRCRPMNLKEIHEKCDNIVETSDYDVSVLNPSARSAPRKSFRFDSVYNTFSKTETIYNDMCYALVESTLEGYNGTIFAYGQTGCGKTHTMQGDGSIKDAPNKGIIPRCFDHIFEKISIANNVRYLALVSYLEIYNETIKDLLSESDSSSHTINHSLKDVPGIGVTVPSLTTQPVKNAEECYNWLKLGNKNRITAATLMNETSSRSHTIFTISLEQIESSVTQSSDLNNMSPIIGCIRRGKLNLVDLAGSERQSKTGAIGERLKEATKINLSLSALGNVISALVDGKTKHVPYRDSKLTRLLQDSLGGNTKTIMISCISPADSNYDETLSTLRYASRAKNISNIPKINEDPKDAQLRQYQEEIVKLRKKLEESNQTENEIFQKISKDNEKLRKLWLNEKKSKMLTQEMNNNKDNKRTGQPLNKDLSIEFQSDDGEGKECVQLNARRHIDLIKHALIGGEKVNDMQLRERHRQRKKEAQQHLSAIAQALSRIESNDRNLLQVHYANIQHEIYTKNDRIKMFNQKIRMLEREIEDLNSEFQLDREDYLDEIRQLGRHLKFYQLLFEKMSRILRKNGKNWNPEEIMENSVWNDDLKTWRLPTALGNTIKLPTTHPGSSFQIAKNNIFDANDNKFNLRDSEDSDLSLTGSPENYKINILKNYFRPNRKNIDQHAQRTNKSQVYMREFTAHKRASMPVRELQATALNKIETFNKTFEEEDNSSDYMDKKNPTPIT